A genomic stretch from Desulfotignum balticum DSM 7044 includes:
- the mdh gene encoding malate dehydrogenase yields MPKVSIIGAGNVGATAVYYIAEKNLADIVMVDVVEGLPQAKALDYLHAAPMRNYQVHILGTNDYQDIKDSDVVILTAGIPRKPGMDRMDLMKINVDIAKKAAQAIAEYAPNAVVVVVSNPLDVIAMATLQETGFALKRVMGMAGVLDATRFRYFIAEKLNVWPGDVMAMVLGGHGDTMVPLPRYTRVNGIPVTQLIGPDDLEKLIDRTRTGGGEIVSLLKQGSAFYAPGASVAKMVEAIIKDEKRVVPVSAYLRGEYGYQDMFLGVPALLGKNGVEKILELPLTDAEKTALDASAEAVKDGVETLRSFFSPG; encoded by the coding sequence ATGCCTAAAGTATCCATTATCGGCGCCGGAAACGTGGGCGCCACAGCCGTGTATTACATTGCGGAAAAAAACCTGGCCGACATCGTGATGGTGGATGTGGTAGAAGGACTTCCCCAGGCCAAGGCACTGGACTATCTTCATGCCGCGCCCATGAGAAATTATCAGGTCCACATCCTGGGCACCAATGATTATCAAGACATCAAAGATTCGGATGTGGTGATCCTCACCGCCGGGATTCCCCGGAAACCGGGCATGGACCGCATGGATTTGATGAAAATCAACGTGGATATCGCCAAAAAAGCGGCCCAGGCTATTGCCGAATACGCCCCCAATGCCGTGGTGGTGGTGGTGTCCAATCCCTTGGATGTCATTGCCATGGCCACGCTCCAGGAAACGGGATTCGCCCTCAAGCGGGTCATGGGCATGGCCGGAGTCCTGGATGCCACAAGATTCCGGTATTTTATCGCGGAAAAACTCAACGTGTGGCCCGGGGATGTCATGGCCATGGTCTTAGGCGGTCATGGGGATACCATGGTGCCCTTACCCCGATACACCCGGGTGAACGGCATTCCGGTCACACAACTGATTGGGCCGGATGATCTTGAAAAACTGATCGACCGCACCCGAACGGGCGGGGGAGAAATTGTATCCCTGCTTAAACAGGGGTCTGCGTTTTATGCGCCCGGGGCTTCGGTTGCCAAGATGGTGGAAGCCATCATCAAGGATGAAAAGCGGGTGGTGCCGGTGTCCGCCTATCTGCGGGGAGAATACGGGTACCAGGATATGTTTCTGGGGGTACCTGCCCTGCTGGGAAAAAACGGGGTGGAAAAAATCCTGGAACTGCCTTTGACGGATGCGGAAAAAACGGCGCTGGATGCCTCTGCCGAAGCCGTCAAAGACGGGGTGGAGACCCTGCGGTCTTTTTTCTCTCCGGGATAA
- a CDS encoding type II toxin-antitoxin system RelE family toxin, which yields MNHIFSSVFVVDRRYYPTDLFETKLNQVQKADPKGYQRIRKTIDRLLIDPSISDGKMKGVYHGRLKKYVGRRDYRLIYYWCERCLKENKRLHCGPIPNNSVIFFDLYHKKDKKKLKQLE from the coding sequence ATGAATCATATTTTTTCTTCCGTGTTTGTCGTTGATCGGCGGTACTATCCCACCGACCTGTTCGAAACCAAGCTGAATCAGGTGCAAAAGGCCGATCCCAAAGGGTATCAGCGGATCCGGAAAACCATTGACCGGTTGCTGATCGACCCGTCCATCTCAGACGGCAAGATGAAAGGGGTGTACCACGGCAGGCTCAAAAAATATGTGGGCCGCCGGGACTACCGGCTCATTTATTACTGGTGCGAACGATGTCTCAAGGAAAACAAGCGGTTGCACTGCGGCCCCATCCCCAACAACAGCGTGATCTTTTTTGACCTGTATCATAAAAAAGACAAAAAAAAGCTCAAGCAGCTGGAGTAG
- a CDS encoding anion transporter, protein MLTVAIFSVAYLGIALGKIPGLVIDRVGVALLGAIAMVVCGVVTLEGAVQAIHLPTILLLYSLMIISAQLRLGGFYTRVALLIVPFYARPRIFLGILMGVSAVLSAVLANDIVCFAFTPVLAVSLVKAKLDPLPFLIGLAVSSNIGSAATIIGNPQNMLIGQTGYLDFMAFFFWCAPPSLLALVAGYAIILWMYWTGFQCGDRKGFLDDPLDGRKVPGPLFDRWQTAKGGIAVVILVGLFFTGIPREYSAICIAGVLLCSRKMKTRDIMGLVDWHLITLFCALFIIIHGMADSGYLEWAMVRLSDMGMHLSHLPVLAGISTLLSNLFSNVPAAMLLISFLDPAEPVQWYTLAVSSTFAGNLFLLGSIANLIVVEQASIHGIRISFLRHAAVGAPVTLVSLVILWAWFAII, encoded by the coding sequence ATGTTAACGGTTGCCATTTTCAGTGTTGCCTATCTGGGCATTGCCTTGGGAAAAATTCCCGGGCTGGTGATCGACCGGGTGGGCGTGGCCCTGCTGGGTGCCATCGCCATGGTGGTGTGCGGGGTGGTAACGCTGGAAGGCGCGGTGCAGGCGATTCATTTACCTACCATTCTGCTGCTCTATTCATTGATGATCATTTCCGCCCAGTTGCGTCTGGGCGGTTTCTACACCCGGGTGGCATTGCTGATCGTTCCTTTTTATGCCCGGCCCCGGATTTTTTTGGGGATACTTATGGGGGTGAGCGCGGTGTTGTCCGCGGTGCTGGCCAATGACATCGTGTGCTTTGCATTCACGCCGGTACTGGCGGTTTCCCTGGTAAAAGCAAAACTGGACCCGCTGCCGTTTCTGATCGGTCTGGCGGTTTCCAGCAATATCGGATCCGCTGCCACCATCATCGGCAATCCCCAGAACATGCTCATCGGACAGACCGGATATCTGGATTTTATGGCGTTTTTTTTCTGGTGCGCACCCCCCTCACTGCTGGCTCTGGTTGCCGGATACGCCATTATTTTGTGGATGTATTGGACAGGATTTCAGTGTGGGGATCGGAAAGGATTTCTGGATGACCCGCTGGATGGCCGAAAAGTCCCCGGGCCTTTGTTTGACCGGTGGCAGACGGCAAAAGGGGGAATCGCCGTTGTGATCCTCGTGGGGCTTTTTTTTACTGGTATCCCCAGAGAATATTCCGCCATCTGCATTGCCGGAGTTTTGTTGTGCAGCCGGAAAATGAAAACCAGAGATATCATGGGACTGGTGGACTGGCATCTGATTACCCTGTTTTGCGCGCTTTTTATCATAATTCATGGAATGGCAGACAGCGGGTACCTGGAATGGGCCATGGTCCGACTGTCGGACATGGGCATGCATCTGAGCCATCTGCCGGTTCTGGCCGGTATATCCACGCTGTTGAGCAATCTTTTCAGCAATGTGCCGGCAGCCATGCTTTTGATCTCGTTTCTGGATCCGGCAGAACCGGTTCAATGGTACACCCTGGCAGTATCCAGCACGTTTGCCGGCAACCTGTTTCTTTTAGGCAGCATTGCCAACCTCATCGTGGTGGAACAGGCATCCATTCACGGCATACGGATTTCATTTCTGCGTCATGCAGCCGTGGGCGCGCCTGTGACCCTGGTTTCCCTGGTGATTTTATGGGCATGGTTTGCCATCATTTGA
- a CDS encoding YbhB/YbcL family Raf kinase inhibitor-like protein, with protein sequence MKLTSSAFKPGERIPSIYTCDGDNVNPPLEITGVPHEAESLVLIMEDPDVPRHLREDGMWDHWVVFNMPPDTRTIEENTEPDGIPGIGTNGKTGYFGPCPPDREHRYFFKVFALDTRLDLPEKSTKADVETALAGHVLFHAELMGTYERNS encoded by the coding sequence ATGAAACTGACCAGTTCCGCATTCAAACCGGGAGAAAGAATTCCGTCCATTTACACGTGTGACGGCGACAATGTGAACCCGCCTTTGGAGATCACGGGGGTGCCTCATGAAGCCGAAAGCCTGGTACTGATCATGGAGGATCCGGATGTTCCCAGACATCTGCGGGAGGACGGCATGTGGGATCACTGGGTGGTATTCAATATGCCGCCGGATACCAGAACCATTGAAGAAAACACGGAGCCCGACGGTATCCCCGGCATCGGCACCAACGGAAAAACCGGATATTTCGGACCCTGCCCCCCGGATCGGGAGCACCGGTATTTCTTCAAGGTATTTGCCCTGGATACCCGGCTGGATCTGCCTGAAAAAAGCACCAAAGCAGACGTGGAAACAGCCCTGGCCGGCCATGTCCTGTTCCATGCCGAACTGATGGGCACTTATGAACGAAACAGCTAG
- a CDS encoding ABC1 kinase family protein — MEFKTFTHLARLKDMAIIMARFGFGDIIQRLDLPVKHLMHSVSPETDTDTDVYQRIRMVIEELGPTFVKLGQILSMRPDILPVPMIRELTKLQDAVGTISFDEVKQVLEQEFDTPLEKLFRSFDPKPLAAASLSQVHKAIHPTLNRVVAVKVRRPGIVKTVETDLSILEVLAEKIHNNMESMQVYDLPGIVAANRRTLLKEMDFSREGRYIQIAKSKIETNSDIVIPDVFTEYNTPKVLVTAFIKGTKITSHMDLPVEERKALAVSGMQSAVLQILEHGFYHADPHPGNMVITVDKRLCLMDWGMVGRLTPEERNDLLFFIRAAVDKDSRKLAQMVLSITTARKSVNARQLEKDLMEIMDVYLSLPLKQIRVGSLLEDLVGVLKSHALRLPADMSIVIKALITVEGTARMLYPELDVISEAKPHVRRLVSRQYSKGYIWQRLRNNVSAMWGLQQHLPQTVSTILKKIEHDNVTIGFDHKNLNPLQKALESSFNRLTLGIVLGAMIMGSSMIITTGVGPLLFGYPALGMAGYLISAVIGLWLIITIIRGKEY, encoded by the coding sequence ATGGAATTCAAAACATTCACCCATCTGGCCCGGTTAAAGGACATGGCCATCATCATGGCCAGATTCGGATTTGGGGACATCATTCAGCGTCTGGACCTGCCGGTGAAACATCTGATGCACAGCGTCTCGCCTGAAACCGATACAGACACGGATGTGTACCAGCGCATCCGGATGGTCATCGAAGAACTGGGCCCCACTTTTGTCAAACTGGGACAGATCTTGAGCATGCGGCCCGATATCCTGCCCGTGCCCATGATCCGGGAGCTGACAAAACTCCAGGATGCTGTGGGAACCATTTCTTTTGATGAGGTCAAGCAGGTGCTGGAGCAGGAGTTTGATACCCCGCTGGAAAAACTGTTTCGATCCTTTGATCCCAAACCGCTGGCAGCCGCATCTTTGTCCCAGGTGCACAAGGCAATCCACCCGACCCTGAACCGGGTGGTGGCTGTGAAAGTCCGGCGGCCGGGCATTGTCAAAACCGTTGAAACCGATCTGAGTATTCTGGAGGTTTTGGCTGAAAAAATTCACAACAACATGGAAAGCATGCAGGTATATGATCTCCCGGGCATTGTGGCGGCCAACCGCAGAACCCTGCTCAAGGAGATGGATTTTTCCAGGGAAGGCCGGTATATCCAGATTGCCAAATCCAAGATTGAAACCAACTCCGACATTGTCATCCCCGACGTGTTCACTGAATACAACACCCCGAAAGTCCTGGTCACGGCATTTATCAAGGGAACCAAAATCACGTCCCATATGGATCTGCCGGTAGAAGAACGCAAAGCCCTTGCCGTGAGCGGGATGCAGTCCGCTGTGCTTCAGATTCTGGAACACGGGTTCTATCATGCAGACCCTCATCCGGGCAATATGGTGATCACAGTTGACAAGCGCCTGTGTCTCATGGACTGGGGCATGGTGGGCCGGCTCACACCGGAGGAAAGAAACGATCTGCTGTTTTTCATCCGGGCTGCGGTAGACAAAGACAGCCGGAAACTGGCACAGATGGTGCTGAGCATTACAACGGCCCGCAAAAGTGTCAATGCCCGCCAACTGGAAAAAGATCTGATGGAGATCATGGATGTGTATCTGTCTTTACCCTTGAAACAGATCCGGGTGGGATCGCTGCTGGAAGACCTGGTCGGGGTGTTGAAATCCCATGCTTTGCGGCTGCCGGCGGACATGTCCATCGTCATCAAGGCGCTGATCACCGTGGAAGGCACGGCCCGGATGCTCTACCCGGAGCTGGATGTGATTTCAGAAGCCAAACCCCATGTGCGCCGGCTGGTGTCCCGGCAGTACTCCAAAGGCTATATCTGGCAGCGGCTGCGCAACAATGTCTCTGCCATGTGGGGACTGCAGCAGCACCTGCCCCAGACGGTATCCACCATCCTGAAAAAAATCGAACACGATAACGTGACCATCGGATTTGATCACAAGAATCTGAATCCGTTGCAAAAAGCCCTGGAAAGCAGCTTCAACCGCCTGACTCTGGGCATTGTTTTAGGCGCCATGATCATGGGGTCCTCCATGATCATCACCACGGGCGTGGGCCCGCTGCTCTTCGGATACCCGGCCCTGGGCATGGCCGGATACCTGATTTCCGCCGTGATCGGCTTGTGGCTGATCATCACCATTATCCGGGGCAAAGAGTATTGA
- a CDS encoding PstS family phosphate ABC transporter substrate-binding protein, with product MKKMLIASLALVFALGIGNVGAASRDYISIVGSSTVYPFATVVAENFGKATGFKTPTIESTGSGGGHKLFGAGVGVEYPDITNSSRRIKKSEFEAAKANGVTEIVEVKIGYDGIVIANSNRAPLFKLSRKDIFLALAKDVPSGNVAGKTMPNPNKTWKDVNSSLPDIKIEVLGPPPTSGTRDAFVELAMEGGAKKFAWIADLKGQDKKAYKALCHTIREDGAYIEAGENDNLIVQKLDTNPDALGIFGFSFLDQNADKLQGALVDGIAPEFEAIANGSYPVSRPLFFYVKKAHVDSIPGIREFLAEFTSEKAWGDEGYLTDKGLIPMPEAERKQFRQAVENLTPLSASDL from the coding sequence ATGAAAAAAATGTTGATTGCAAGTCTGGCCCTGGTATTTGCCCTGGGCATTGGTAATGTTGGTGCGGCATCCCGGGATTATATCTCCATTGTGGGATCATCCACGGTATACCCGTTTGCCACAGTGGTGGCGGAAAATTTCGGCAAAGCGACCGGTTTCAAAACCCCGACCATTGAATCCACGGGATCCGGCGGCGGGCACAAACTGTTCGGCGCCGGCGTGGGCGTTGAATATCCGGACATCACCAATTCCTCCCGGCGGATTAAAAAATCTGAATTTGAAGCGGCTAAAGCCAACGGGGTAACCGAAATCGTTGAGGTGAAAATCGGGTATGACGGGATTGTAATTGCCAATTCCAACAGAGCCCCGCTGTTCAAGCTGAGCCGCAAGGATATCTTTCTGGCCTTGGCCAAAGATGTCCCCTCCGGAAACGTGGCCGGTAAAACCATGCCCAATCCCAACAAAACCTGGAAAGATGTGAATTCATCTCTGCCGGACATCAAGATCGAAGTGCTGGGGCCGCCGCCCACCTCCGGTACCCGGGACGCGTTTGTGGAACTGGCCATGGAAGGCGGTGCCAAAAAATTTGCCTGGATTGCCGATCTGAAAGGCCAGGACAAAAAAGCCTACAAAGCCCTGTGTCACACCATTCGTGAAGACGGCGCCTATATCGAGGCCGGTGAAAACGACAACCTGATCGTGCAGAAACTGGATACCAATCCCGATGCCTTAGGTATTTTCGGGTTCTCTTTTCTGGATCAGAACGCAGACAAGCTTCAGGGCGCGCTTGTGGACGGCATTGCCCCGGAGTTTGAAGCCATTGCAAACGGCAGTTATCCCGTGTCCCGGCCGTTGTTTTTCTATGTGAAAAAAGCCCATGTGGACAGCATTCCCGGGATCCGGGAATTTCTGGCCGAGTTTACCAGTGAGAAAGCCTGGGGAGACGAGGGATATCTGACGGACAAAGGTCTGATTCCCATGCCTGAAGCGGAAAGAAAACAGTTCCGTCAGGCCGTTGAAAATCTGACCCCGCTCTCTGCTTCCGATCTGTAA
- the pstA gene encoding phosphate ABC transporter permease PstA, translating into MNNLIQNQRTARTMDIVNQGLARRYRAEKRFRLYGIVAIILSMIFLVFLFVSISANGYTAFQQTFVQLDIHLDPEILDAGSLADANYQGLVKQSLADMFPEVTTRREKRQLYGMVSNGAAYQLQDYVRKNQNQIGSVIQIWVPADDDVDMVVKGHIRRDVPEAERRVKDNQLSWIDEFQEQGRLEKRFNTTFFSAGDSREPELAGIKGAVSGSFYTLIVTLLLSFPIGVAAAVYLEEFAPKNRWTDIIEVNINNLAAVPSIVYGLLGLAVFLNFFGLPRSVPLVGGLVLTLMTLPTIIIASRAALKSVPPSIREAALGVGASRTQMVMHHVLPLALPGMLTGTIIGMAQALGETAPLLMIGMVAFIVDIPGGFTDPSTVLPVQIFLWADSPERAFLEKTSAAIMVLLAFLVTMNALAVFLRKKFERRW; encoded by the coding sequence ATGAATAATCTTATCCAAAATCAGCGGACCGCCCGGACAATGGATATCGTGAATCAGGGCCTGGCCCGGCGGTATCGGGCGGAAAAAAGGTTCCGGCTTTACGGCATTGTTGCCATTATTTTATCCATGATTTTTCTGGTGTTTCTGTTTGTCAGTATTTCAGCCAATGGGTACACAGCATTTCAGCAGACCTTTGTTCAACTGGATATCCATCTGGATCCCGAAATACTGGATGCCGGGTCTCTGGCTGATGCCAATTACCAGGGTCTGGTCAAACAGTCTTTGGCAGACATGTTTCCGGAAGTGACAACCCGCAGGGAAAAACGGCAGCTCTATGGCATGGTCAGCAACGGGGCGGCGTATCAGCTCCAGGACTATGTCCGGAAAAATCAGAACCAGATCGGGTCCGTGATCCAGATCTGGGTGCCGGCGGACGATGATGTGGACATGGTGGTCAAAGGCCATATCCGGCGGGACGTGCCGGAAGCGGAACGCCGGGTGAAAGACAATCAGCTGTCCTGGATCGATGAATTCCAGGAACAGGGACGGCTGGAAAAACGGTTCAATACCACGTTTTTTTCCGCCGGAGATTCCCGGGAGCCGGAACTGGCCGGTATTAAGGGGGCCGTATCCGGGTCTTTTTATACCCTGATCGTGACGTTGCTGCTGTCATTTCCCATTGGGGTGGCCGCTGCCGTGTATCTCGAGGAGTTTGCCCCCAAAAACCGGTGGACCGATATCATCGAGGTCAATATCAACAATCTGGCGGCCGTGCCCTCCATTGTCTATGGGCTGCTGGGCCTGGCCGTGTTTCTTAATTTTTTCGGCCTGCCCCGGTCCGTTCCCCTGGTGGGGGGACTGGTGCTGACATTGATGACGCTTCCCACCATCATCATTGCCAGCCGGGCCGCATTAAAGTCCGTGCCGCCTTCCATCCGGGAGGCCGCCTTAGGGGTGGGGGCGTCCAGAACCCAGATGGTGATGCACCATGTGCTGCCCCTGGCTTTGCCGGGCATGCTCACGGGCACCATCATCGGCATGGCCCAGGCGTTAGGAGAAACCGCGCCGTTGCTCATGATCGGCATGGTGGCCTTTATCGTGGACATCCCGGGCGGATTCACAGATCCGTCCACAGTGCTGCCCGTGCAGATCTTTTTATGGGCCGACAGTCCGGAACGGGCGTTTCTGGAAAAAACATCCGCCGCCATCATGGTGCTGCTGGCGTTTCTGGTGACCATGAACGCTCTGGCCGTGTTTTTGCGCAAAAAGTTTGAAAGAAGGTGGTAA
- the pstC gene encoding phosphate ABC transporter permease subunit PstC → MSSSNLLLVLLMLTTAGYYLGRKKAVTVAQATGKGQQILHSRPTYYGALAALWCAVPALAIFIFWQAVGPTVITQLVVAGLPSDLQALPSDRLGLLMNDVKNLVHADIVSGEISVAIQAAADHYIRLQTLSHAALAVLVLVAGIAGILWIQKRITPVLRARNHVETLVKYLLVACASIAIFTTIGIVLSVLYEAIRFFKVIPVHEFLFGLDWSPQMAIRADQVGSSGAFGAIPVFMGTLLISAIAMCVAVPIGLMSAIYLSEYADKRFRAVAKPLLEILAGIPTVVYGFFAALVVAPMIRNAGVTLGLDVSSESALAAGLVMGIMIIPFVSSLSDDVINAVPQSLRDGALGLGSTKSETIRLVVLPAALPGIVGGVLLAVSRAIGETMIVVMAAGLAANLTVNPLKTVTTVTVQIVTLLVGDQEFDSPKTLAAFALGLLLFVITLILNVIALVVVRKYREQYE, encoded by the coding sequence ATGTCTAGTTCCAATTTGCTGCTGGTACTGCTGATGCTTACGACGGCCGGATATTATCTGGGTCGGAAAAAAGCAGTTACCGTGGCACAAGCCACGGGCAAAGGACAGCAGATACTGCACTCCAGACCCACTTACTACGGCGCACTGGCTGCTTTGTGGTGTGCTGTTCCGGCCCTGGCCATATTTATTTTCTGGCAGGCCGTTGGACCCACGGTGATCACCCAGCTGGTGGTTGCAGGGTTGCCGTCCGATCTTCAGGCCCTGCCTTCCGACCGTCTCGGGCTTTTGATGAACGATGTCAAAAACCTGGTGCATGCCGACATTGTTTCCGGTGAGATCAGTGTTGCCATCCAGGCGGCAGCCGACCATTACATCCGTCTTCAAACCCTCAGTCATGCGGCATTGGCCGTGCTGGTCCTGGTCGCGGGGATTGCCGGAATCCTTTGGATCCAAAAGAGAATCACCCCGGTGCTGCGGGCCAGAAACCATGTGGAAACCCTGGTGAAATATCTGCTGGTGGCGTGCGCTTCCATCGCTATTTTCACCACCATCGGGATTGTGCTGTCCGTGCTGTATGAAGCGATCCGGTTTTTCAAAGTCATTCCCGTCCATGAATTTTTATTCGGCCTGGACTGGAGCCCTCAGATGGCCATCCGGGCGGACCAGGTGGGTTCTTCCGGGGCGTTCGGTGCCATCCCCGTATTCATGGGAACCCTGCTCATCTCCGCCATTGCCATGTGTGTGGCCGTGCCCATCGGGCTGATGTCCGCTATTTATCTGTCGGAATACGCAGACAAACGGTTCCGGGCCGTGGCCAAACCCCTGCTGGAGATCCTGGCCGGGATCCCCACGGTGGTGTATGGATTTTTTGCGGCCCTGGTGGTGGCGCCCATGATCCGGAACGCCGGGGTCACCCTGGGGCTGGACGTATCATCGGAAAGTGCCCTGGCTGCGGGTTTGGTCATGGGAATCATGATCATTCCCTTTGTGTCTTCCCTGTCTGATGACGTGATCAATGCCGTGCCCCAGTCTTTGCGGGACGGGGCTTTGGGCCTGGGATCCACCAAAAGTGAAACCATCCGTCTGGTGGTGTTGCCGGCCGCGCTTCCGGGCATTGTGGGCGGGGTGCTGCTGGCCGTGTCCCGGGCCATCGGCGAGACCATGATCGTGGTCATGGCCGCCGGACTGGCTGCCAACCTGACCGTGAATCCGTTGAAAACCGTGACCACGGTGACGGTCCAGATCGTTACGTTGCTGGTGGGGGACCAGGAGTTTGACAGCCCCAAGACCCTGGCTGCTTTTGCATTGGGCCTGCTGCTGTTTGTCATCACCCTGATTCTGAATGTCATCGCCCTGGTGGTGGTGCGAAAATACAGAGAGCAATATGAATAA